The genomic DNA CTGCTCCTTATATTTTAGTGAATGTAGGCTGACTTAATAAATAGATGAGCAAAATATACCACTCAGTGCATGCGGGCTGACTAAATAAATAGATGAGCAAAATATACAGTCAGTATATAGTGATTGATGCTGTGCAGAACAGGGAAACAGAGAAAGTGTTAGAATATCATCTGTGCTTTGGGGGAATATTGTTGaacactatttttaaatactgtagTCAGGGAGACCCAAGGAGCGAACGAGCTAAGTGGTCGGAGGAACAACAAGCAAAAAGTCCCAGAGACAGTGGTTCATGTTTTTGAGAAGCTGTTAGGGAGGCAGCTCTGACTAAGGGACTGAAGGAGGAGATCCGATATGCAAGGAATCCCACCTACACAAACAAATTCCTCTCTCCTCTGGGCTTATTGATGAGTTTTAACCTAACCCTTCTACATTGATTTTACATGTTTTTGGGTTTTCCACCAGGCCTATTAGAATAATGGGATCAAGATTTATGTATGTTAGAGTCTCATTTTCTAGTTCTGTGCTGGATATAACATAAATTTCAGTAAATATGTTTGAATGCCTGAGGAAAAGGTTAAAGCATAATGGTTACTGTCAATATTTTTTAACAGTTgctttttaatctcattttaccTTTCTAAAGTCAATGCACTGTCAGTAAATACCGATGCTTCTTCCTATCAGCCACACatctttaaataagtatttattttctatcacACTGAGTCTAAAGGGATTTAATCAGGAGCAGACAATGAGATGTAATGCTCAGTCTTCAGCATCATGGCTGGGGGCAGTAAGAGGGAAACCATACAGTTCATATCTTCAGGCATGTCCAGAGAGAGGATTAGGACTGTAATTTTATCTCCAAGTCCCTGCCTTCCAGCAGTGATTTTGAACATTGGTGGTTGAGAGAAGTCAAGCTAGAGTACAATTACTTGCATCTCTCTGCTACCCTCCTCAGTAACTTCCTAATTCCGTCTTTAATCTCCTGGGTTCGTATCCCATAAACAATGGGATTGAGAGCTGCAGGAATTACATGGTGTAGGACATTAAGTAAGATGGGAATCTcaggggaaactttttttttggcaATGTGGGTAAAAACCAAAACCAGCAGGATGGTGCTAAAGAAGAGGATGAGTATGAAGTGAGAGCCGCATGTGCTCAGAGCTTTGGCAGCTGCCCCTTTTGCCTTGAGTCTAAGAACAGTTTTTAGGATGAGGATATAGGAGAGGAAGATGAGGATGAGGTCACAGCTCAGCAGAGTCCAGGCCACAATTAACTGGTATATTTTGTTAAGGGTAACATTATCACAGGAGAGCTTGGACACAGAGAGGTTGGCACAGATACAGttctcaattatattttttccacaGTAATGCAGCCGGGCCGAAAGGATGGGAGTAGGTGTAGTAAGAAATGTGCTCCGGGCCACGATGAAGAGAACAGCCTTTACCACAAACTGGTCAGTGATGATGGTTGGGTAGTACAGAGGCTTGCAGATGGcgacatagcggtcataggccatggcCAGGAAGGTGCATGATTCCATGGGCAGGAAGCTATTCATGATGAACATCTGGAGGAAGCAGGCAGAGAAGCTGATGGACCTGAGATCAAACCAGAAGATAGCCAGGACCTTGGGGATGACAGTGAGGCAGAGCACGATGTCCAACAGGGAAAGGAGGCCAAGCAAGTAGTACATGGGCTCGTGCAGAGAGGCCTCTAGCTGTATAGTGATCAGGAGGACGGCATTGGCCCCCATGGCCACGAGGAAGAGGATGCTGAGGGGCAGAGATAGCCAGTGCTGCCAGCTGGGAGACCTGACAAAGCAATTCAGGATGAAGTCTGAGACTTCAGTAGAGAGGCAGCTGCTGTTATAAGGTAGCATTAGCAGTGATTTTACTGAGGCAGATGTCTTTGAGTAGCTGAAGAAGAGATAAGGAGTTAGTCCATCATAGACTCTGAGGACTATGGACATAGATTGTAAAATCTATGAGGGTAACATCTACTCTACAGCCCTGTGCATAGAACATTTTTTTTGACACATAAGAGGTGGCTAATAGACAATTATTGAATATATAATGGCTCCATCattgttcttttgttctttcatcTACTTTTCATCTCACATTTTTTCTTGTGTGAATCTGTCTTTTCAGTTTGTTGATCtgattaatatttaatgaatcaaaaataatttaagcaacAAATGTTACTTAAATGAGACACATAAGATCAAAATCTTAGAGTacatttcagtttaaaatttaaaatgtacagaaatGCATTCCAAGGGCTAGGTGGGATCCACAGTGAAGCTTTTAAGGAAGTAAATGGTGATAGTATCCAGTGGTATGATGAACTGGGGTACCTAGAACAAATGTCCTATTGAAAATGCATCAATTCATTTCTATGATTATGTCTGTATCTAATCTCTCTTTATCAATGCCCAATCCCATAGTCATACCCACACATATACCTGTTCCTAtgcctatttttatatttgactGTCTTGAATACACCTATGAGcaggtaaaaaagaaagaattttcaggCTAAGGATTGAATGAAATCCAAACACTGAAATCAAATATTGGTGTTGGCTTTCAACCTGAGGGCACTTGTAGCATTCCATGAACTTAATCACCCATCTCCATTACCTGGGGAGCTTGAAAATCTAAAATCCAGGGACAGAAGATAAATCTAGGTTTAAGCAGGTAGAGAATGTAGTAGGGGGTTTCCCAATTAGATAGGACTTTACAAAAGTACATCCTGAATAAAACATTGTGCACTAAAAATGAACCCATTTCTTTACCTTGATTTCTCACTTTCACCTGGAACTTCATATACAACTGACTACCTCAAAGCTTGTTATGTGAGAGAAAACTTCCCCATAATTACTGAACCATAGGCTGGTCCTCATGTGACTTTGCAGGCTGAGTTCACACTGTTTGTCtcagaaaagaatttgaaatcaCCCTGGATTGGTAGCCGTTtcagaaaataacagaaacaaacCCAACTCCTTTCTTGAGGAAGAAACTTTCATCTCATGCCTCAAAAAATTTTAACACAGAAACAGCTGAAGAAATTGAGTTGCTTGTAGTAAAAAGacaatttatttaaagagaaaaaaattataagtggAGGGCCTCGAGAGTGTCAGCCAAATCTCTGCTACAGAAACTTAAAACACTGTAGTTATTTGAtaaagaatattgaaaaacattattttagttaagttttaagttaaaaaaagcttgaaaataaacacaaagaaataaatacataccaAAGAAGAATCAGTCCTATATCctagaaacaaaatattatatataatagttaaaattaacaagacaagataTAGACTTAGGGGTAAGTTAGCCACACTTCCAAAGGATAATTAGTAAGCTAGATTATAGAACTTAAGACGTTTTTTAGAATGAACTTCCCAAGGAAACACTGATAATGCAAATGTGTAGTTAAGAGCAAGAGCATGGGATTTTGAATAGACAGAGTTGTTctcaggttttttattttcttaggattaAGAAAATGAAGTCACGAATTAATATTTTGCTCTGGGCACTGGCATCTGTAAAAAGTAACAAAGCAGATTTGAATAAAAACcagatatatttgaaataaaaaaaagaatataaagaataagaATTCGGTGATGAATTAAACAGTAGATTAGGGCCAGCTAATGGGAAAGTCTGTAAATTGTCAGAAGAGTGGTCAGAAGAATCTACTGAGaatgaagatggaaagaaaataaaaacagactgaAAATGCTGAAGAAGATATAAGAGCAATAGTGGGTGGAATGGGAATATCTAACACATAGAATCAAAACTCCaggttgaaaaagaaagagaatgagacagagaaatcGGAACTTTTCAGGAGAGATGAAATACATCACTAACCAGATTCAGGAATTTCAATAAATCTGAAatgggataaataaaaataaatgcacaccTAGATATCATGGTCTAACTTCAAGTACGAGAGACAAGGAGACAATCTTAAAGATCAGTATGATTATTACAATCAGAATGGGTGTgaggacacctgaatggctcaattTGTTATGTGttatgtgtgactcttgatctcaactcagttCTTGATCTTGTGAGTTTAAATGggtttgggctccatgctgggtgtggatcctacttaaaaagaaaaaaaaaattggtgtgtGTAGGGCCATCTGTACTAGAATTCCAGCTTAAGGGCTGCAAAGTCACCACAGGATTCTTGGCCTCTTTTTTGAAGAGTACTCTTACTGTCACAGCACTTTCATGCTTTCCTCCTAACTCCATGTAATTGTACCATTCTGCCCTTGTTTCCCCATTTGCTAGGTTTCTTTAACCAGGTTAATAAGGTCTCTATGTCCATTTTGTGCACTACTCCAGGTAGCCTTCTTGGGGCAGCAATTATGACTTCTAAGGGGCCATTGCACAAGGGACCTTTCTCAGTGTCTCAGCCTGTAAGATTGTTGTTCTTGGTGTCAATAGGGGCCACGTCTATGCAGAGACTTTTCTAAATAATCTTTTTGGGTACTATGTTGGAGTATGTAGAAGGTGGATACAAATCTGTGTTAATCTCAAAAAATTATTGGGTCTGATGCCAAAGCTGTCAGTGGGGCCTGGAGGCAAGAGAAAGggatgaaaagtgaaaaataatgatGAGGGGAATGGAGAAAGTCATTGAGTGGAAATTGGGGCTCTAAGCTTGCTTCCCTTAGGGGCTCTGTTGATCTGGAGGAAGATACAGTGGGGGTGAATGTCGGCCTTTCAGATGAAGGATAGGCTGAGAGAAAGTAGAAGGGTTCAGGAGAACAGAAGCATGCATGCACAGAAAATAGATGGTGGACAGAAGatggaaacagagaagaaaaactgaaattaaagcAGAAGAGATTAGAGGGAGAatacagaggaggaaggaaacaaaagaagtaaaggaCGGAACAGAAAACAGAGCAGGTACTTCTAGGGAATGAGAAAGGCAGTACAAGGCAGATTAGCAAAGATTTCCAAGTAGTGGCAAGTCAAGAAGTGTGATTGGaaactttctttcccttcctaacCTGCATTCTCCTTTGTGTTCCCACAGTGTTCAATGAAGGAAGTTCAAGACATCTGATCCCCCGTGATACCCTGCTGCGGATCTTTGAACCCCTATCTGGTCCAGACCTCTCTGCAGAGCGCACGGAAGTCTGGCTCAGCATTGGCACAATCATCTCCATCTGGCCCTGTGTCATTCCTCTCTCTCACCTCCCTTCAGCCTTCCATCTTCAAACCTCAACCCCGTAGCTTTTACAGTTGCAAGCCTGGCTTTAGTCCCACTGCAACCCTTGCTCTGGTCAGGTGTCTAATATGGCACCTCCATTCTCTGCTGGAGCCAAACTTACTGGATGGAGACAGTGACCTTGGCTTTGGAAAGATATTCCTGGCTCTGTCCGAATCTCCTACGCTCTGGCTTTCAGAAAGGAGAGTCTATGCCTGAAGTTCAGCTTCTTTGCTTCCCCAGGGAAAGACTGCCTTGCCGGCCCTGAAGGAGCCCAGAATCAGCAGCCCAGCATTTACTTATCCTTCAGGGGAAGTGCTTTCCTCTCAGCTCTTCACATTCTGCAGTCCTTAACCAGAGGCAGTACTGCCCTTGAAGACATAGGGACAGGCTCACAGTTAATTATCCTACACCAGCTGAATGGGTAGAATGTGATCCTTAGGAAATGAAACTGTAGTTAATGATACAAAAGTGAAACCTTAGGGCAAGAAGGATCAAGGCAAAATGTCAGTGAACCAAATTCTGATTTTCCAGAAACTTATTGTTAGAAAATTTGCATAAGATACTTGAAACCAATCATGTGTACTCCTATATTGATACTTTGTAGTAAGTATGAGACACTCAGATCTCctccttgatttttgtttatgACCAGTagttcttttgagaaatgttttcAAGAGCCCTCTTCTAGTGACACTCTTAATACAAAAATCCAAGAGGATTGCTTATATCTAACTTCCTTCATGATATACCCTCTTAGTGCCTGGCAGGTCAAAGATATGGTTGATGTTGTGGTAATGACTTTTTCTAACTGTTCCTCACCCCTGTGGCCAACAGGCCAAGGTTGGAGATCAGAGGGAGCAGAATTCAACTCCCAGCTGTGCCACTTGACAAGCTGCTTAAAATCTCTGCCTCATATTCCTCATTTGTTATTTGTTGTGAGGAGTAAATATGATCATGTTAGCAAAGCACGTAGTCGTTATTACATTATTACAATTACTATTACTATAAAATTTGGTTTGCCAGCATTTTTTCATGCATGTGTGTAGAAAACCATTAGTCAACAATAAATGATTACATACCTGCTGCTAATCTTCTTGGAGCCTTTTACATAGAACTGCTCCTGTCAGAAGCTGTTTGATCTCAAACAGGTGCCTACTATTTGGAGCACCTTTACTTACAACTGTTGGttttactctcattttctttttataattttctttgttcacaCCATCTTAATAAATGTTTCAGACACCAGCAGTCACAAGCACCTCTGGGGTAGCTTTGGTtcatcttttttatattattaccTGCCTCTTGGGGATGACCCTCCCATGCACCACCCCTCCAAAGTCAATTCTG from Canis aureus isolate CA01 chromosome 23, VMU_Caureus_v.1.0, whole genome shotgun sequence includes the following:
- the LOC144295333 gene encoding olfactory receptor 56A3-like, with amino-acid sequence MLPYNSSCLSTEVSDFILNCFVRSPSWQHWLSLPLSILFLVAMGANAVLLITIQLEASLHEPMYYLLGLLSLLDIVLCLTVIPKVLAIFWFDLRSISFSACFLQMFIMNSFLPMESCTFLAMAYDRYVAICKPLYYPTIITDQFVVKAVLFIVARSTFLTTPTPILSARLHYCGKNIIENCICANLSVSKLSCDNVTLNKIYQLIVAWTLLSCDLILIFLSYILILKTVLRLKAKGAAAKALSTCGSHFILILFFSTILLVLVFTHIAKKKVSPEIPILLNVLHHVIPAALNPIVYGIRTQEIKDGIRKLLRRVAERCK